One part of the Microbacterium aurugineum genome encodes these proteins:
- a CDS encoding thioredoxin family protein produces MSPVLALVIVLGLLVLATAVGVVVRRRDGRRRDGGRLRFDATDIPSAALGSRATLVQFSTETCARCPQVRRLLHSYASGDDGLAHIEVDLTHRPDLSARYKVLQTPTTFVIDGSGTVHARFHGVPHRHALTEAVAAV; encoded by the coding sequence ATGTCGCCCGTGCTCGCCCTCGTGATCGTCCTCGGTCTCCTCGTGCTCGCCACGGCGGTCGGGGTCGTGGTTCGTCGGCGCGACGGGCGGCGGCGCGACGGGGGCAGGCTCCGGTTCGATGCCACGGACATCCCCTCGGCAGCCCTCGGCTCCCGCGCGACACTGGTGCAGTTCAGCACCGAGACCTGTGCCCGTTGCCCGCAGGTGCGACGGTTGCTGCACTCCTATGCGTCGGGCGACGACGGGCTCGCGCACATCGAGGTCGATCTGACGCACCGCCCCGACCTTTCGGCACGGTACAAGGTGCTGCAGACGCCGACGACCTTCGTCATCGACGGCTCGGGCACCGTCCACGCACGATTCCACGGTGTCCCCCACCGTCATGCACTCACCGAAGCGGTCGCGGCCGTCTGA
- a CDS encoding thymidylate synthase: MSAAVPTPYEDLLRDVVETGTHKSDRTGTGTTSVFGRQIRFDLAKGFPLITTKRVHFKSIAYELLWFLRGDSNVGWLRDNGVTIWDEWADESGDLGPVYGVQWRSWPTPDGGSIDQLSEVIEQIRRSPDSRRLIVSAWNPADIPDMALAPCHALFQFYVADGKLSCQLYQRSADMFLGVPFNIASYALLTLMIAQQVGLEPGDFVWTGGDCHVYDNHVEQVREQLSREPYAYPTLRLARKPESIFDYRYEDFIVEDYQHHAPIRAAVAV; this comes from the coding sequence ATGAGCGCCGCCGTTCCGACCCCCTACGAAGATCTGCTCCGCGATGTCGTGGAGACCGGCACGCACAAGTCGGATCGGACGGGTACCGGCACGACGAGCGTCTTCGGGCGGCAGATCCGCTTCGACCTCGCGAAGGGCTTCCCACTCATCACGACGAAGCGCGTGCACTTCAAGTCGATCGCGTACGAGCTGCTCTGGTTCCTCCGAGGGGATTCCAACGTCGGATGGCTGCGCGACAACGGCGTGACGATTTGGGACGAATGGGCGGACGAGTCGGGCGATCTCGGCCCGGTGTACGGGGTGCAGTGGCGCTCCTGGCCGACTCCCGACGGCGGCAGCATCGACCAGCTCTCCGAGGTCATCGAGCAGATCCGGCGCTCGCCCGATTCCCGTCGTCTGATCGTCTCGGCGTGGAATCCTGCAGATATCCCCGACATGGCCCTCGCGCCGTGTCATGCGCTCTTCCAGTTCTACGTCGCGGATGGAAAGCTCTCCTGTCAGCTGTATCAGCGCAGCGCCGACATGTTCCTCGGTGTGCCGTTCAACATCGCCTCCTATGCGCTGCTCACCCTGATGATCGCGCAGCAGGTCGGCCTGGAGCCCGGGGACTTCGTGTGGACCGGCGGTGACTGCCACGTCTACGACAATCACGTGGAGCAGGTGCGCGAGCAGCTCAGCCGCGAGCCCTACGCGTACCCGACCCTGCGACTGGCGAGGAAGCCGGAGTCGATCTTCGACTACCGGTACGAGGACTTCATCGTCGAGGACTACCAGCATCACGCGCCGATCCGGGCGGCGGTGGCCGTATGA